From Burkholderia pseudomultivorans, the proteins below share one genomic window:
- a CDS encoding glycerophosphodiester phosphodiesterase produces the protein MLFKRLTAVRHVPLACAAAFLLAACGGDDTLVADPTRPIAAKVQVVGHRGASALRPEHTLASYRKAIDDGADVIEPDLVATRDGVLVARHENEISGTTNVSTLPQFADRKTTKTIDGASLTGWFTEDFTLAELKTLRARERIPQLRPANTAYNDQFEIPTFDEIVALAKQMSAQTGRTIHLYPETKHPTYFQSIGLPLEDRLVDALLKDPYTARTATVYIQSFEVANLKAIRSRIGASQPNWKLVQLMDEADQRPYDFVKANDKRTYGDLSTRDGMREIATYANGVGPYKTSIIAVGADGTLQQPTQYVRHAHEAGLVVHPYTFRPENNFLPASLKDGRTPDARNTDGSVREIQAYLRAGIDGFFTDDPAVGRTAVDTFRR, from the coding sequence ATGCTCTTCAAGCGCCTGACCGCCGTCCGCCACGTTCCGCTCGCCTGCGCCGCCGCGTTCCTGCTCGCCGCCTGCGGCGGCGACGACACGCTCGTGGCCGACCCGACCCGGCCGATTGCCGCGAAAGTCCAGGTGGTCGGCCATCGCGGCGCGAGCGCGCTGCGTCCCGAGCACACGCTCGCGTCGTATCGCAAGGCGATCGACGACGGCGCGGACGTGATCGAGCCCGACCTCGTCGCGACGCGCGACGGCGTGCTGGTCGCGCGCCACGAGAACGAGATCTCGGGCACGACGAACGTGTCGACGCTGCCGCAGTTCGCGGACCGCAAGACGACCAAGACGATCGACGGCGCGTCGCTGACCGGCTGGTTCACCGAGGACTTCACGCTCGCCGAGCTGAAGACGCTGCGCGCCCGCGAGCGCATTCCGCAGCTCCGCCCGGCGAACACCGCGTACAACGACCAGTTCGAGATCCCGACCTTCGACGAAATCGTCGCGCTCGCGAAGCAGATGTCGGCGCAGACGGGCCGCACGATCCACCTGTATCCGGAAACCAAGCATCCGACCTACTTCCAGTCGATCGGCCTGCCGCTCGAGGACCGTCTCGTCGATGCGCTGCTGAAGGACCCCTACACGGCGCGCACCGCGACCGTCTACATCCAGTCGTTCGAGGTCGCGAACCTGAAGGCGATCCGCAGCCGGATCGGCGCGAGCCAGCCGAACTGGAAGCTCGTGCAGCTGATGGACGAAGCCGACCAGCGCCCGTACGACTTCGTGAAGGCGAACGACAAGCGCACCTACGGCGACCTGTCGACGCGCGACGGGATGCGCGAGATCGCGACCTATGCGAACGGCGTCGGCCCGTACAAGACGTCGATCATCGCGGTCGGCGCCGACGGCACGCTGCAGCAGCCGACGCAGTACGTGCGCCACGCGCACGAAGCGGGGCTCGTCGTGCACCCGTACACGTTCCGGCCGGAGAACAACTTCCTGCCCGCGTCGCTGAAGGACGGCCGCACGCCGGACGCGCGCAACACCGACGGTTCGGTGCGCGAAATCCAGGCCTACCTGCGCGCGGGGATCGACGGTTTCTTCACCGACGATCCGGCCGTCGGCCGCACCGCCGTCGACACGTTCAGGCGCTGA